A segment of the Methanomassiliicoccaceae archaeon DOK genome:
GCAGCTCTTGAAGTTGCCCATCATGAAGATGACCCCGTCGTACTCGTCGAGCGTGAGCCTCTCGGTCATCGAGATCTGCGACGTGGCCTTGCCGCGTCCCCTGGCCATACCCATGACCACTGTCACGGCGCCGTACCTCCTCAGCTCCTCCGCGATGTCGCAGATGGGGTGGGGCATGTGGTGCCTTCCCAGCGTGGGTCCGACCACGGCGATCTCCGTCCCGGCGAGCGGGACGCTCTTGACGACTCCGCCGATGTCGTTGCAGACCTTCTCGATGGCCTCCCTGTCCTCCTCGGGCACCGACATGATGACCGTGAGCATCTGGGAGCTCCTGTTCTTCTGGAGGACGACGCCTCCGACATCCTCGATGAGCTCGTAGAGCTCCTCGGAGCGGTAAACACCGCCGTCGTACATCATGACCTCAAACATCGTCGGAACCTCCCATCGCCTTGTGGACCTGCATCCCCCTCTCGATCATCTCGGGCAGGAGGACCTCCTCCGTGGCCACGACCGTTATCACGTTGCCACTGATCAGGGTCTTCCTGTTCTTGATTCCCTCTGGCATCGTCCTCCAGATGGCTCCCATGATCTCGCGCCTGTCGTCCTCTCCGGAGGCGACGACGATCGCGCTCACGTCCTCCTCCTTGGCGCCCTGGACGTCCATGTCGAACCTGGTCTGCTGGTACACGGCCTTCCTGCCGTACCTGGCCCAGAGCTCCTTCAGGATGTCCGGAGCGTAGCGCTCCTGGGTGATCGTTATGTGCACGCCGCCGACGTCCGTCCTGACGGTGGCGACGTCCCCGATGGTCTTGGCGGACGGGGCCGCCCTGAGGACTATCGAGAAGATGAACAGGGGCGTGGCCGGCTCCAGCGTCAGCTGGACCTTGTCGATCAGCACCGCCTTGTTCAGGTCGCTCATGATGTCGTCGAAGAGCTTGACGTAGGCTTCGTTGCCGTACGGGTCGCCTCCGATTATCTCTATGTCCATGAGACCGCCTCACAGGAACCCGGAGCTCAGCAGCGCGCCGCCGACCGCACCGATGTACTGGGAGTCCGGCGGGACGATGGGCTTCTCCCCGAGGACCTCGCCGACCTGGGTCACCAGACCGGAGATCAGGGACGTTCCGCCCACCTGGATGATGGGGTGCCTGACGTCGATCTCCTGGAGCTGCTGCTCGTAGACCTGCTCGGCGACGGAGTGGCATGCGGCTGCCGCCACGTCCTCGAAGCTCTTCCCCTCTCCGAGGGTGGTGACCAGGTCCTGGATTCCGAAGACGGAGCAGTAGGAGTTCATCTTGGCGTTCCTCCAGTCGCCCTTGTCGGCGAGCGCTCCGAGCTCGGTGACGTCGATCTTCATCCTCCTGGAGGTCATCTCCAGGAACCTTCCGGAGGCTCCAGCGCAGATTCCTCCCATGGTGAAGTTGTCGGGGACCCCGTCCCTGACGGTGATGGCCTTGTTGTCCATACCGCCGATGTCGATGATGGTGGCCTCCCCCCTCTGCCTGTCGGCGAGCCAGACCGCTCCCTTGGAGTTGACGGTCAGCTCCTCCTGGACCAGCTTCGCGTTGAAGTGGTCGCCGAGGGTGAACCTTCCGTACCCGGTGGTTCCGATGGCCTCGATGTCCTTCAGCTCGACGCCCGCCATCTTCATGGCATTCTCGAGGACCTGGGTGGCGGACTTGACGACGTCGCCCGACGGGGTCCAGTCCTTTCCGATGATCTTGTTGTCCTGCATGATGACCGCTTTCGTGGTCGAGGAGCCGGAGTCGAGTCCGGCGGTGAGACCGGTCTGCCTCTCCCTGGCCAGGAGCTCCTTCCTGGTGACGATGGTGACGAGGGCCTCCATCCTCGTGAGCAGCTGGGACGCCTTGAGCCTCTCCGTGAAGGAGTAGGTGACAACGGGCAGCCTGGTGTGCTCCTGGATGAACCTCCTCAGCTCGTTCCTTACGAGGGCGGCCTCGGCGCACCTGAAGCAGGTGGTGATGAACACGGCGTCGGCGTCGTACTTCTCGTCCGCGAGCTGGACGGCCCTGGCGATCATCAGCTTGAGCTGGGGGGAGCGGGGGTTGAACCCGAACCTCTTGACAGCCTCGTCGATGTCCGCGGCCGACACGTCGGGGTAGACGATCTTGGCTCCGACCGACCTGGCGGCCTTCTCTATCTCGTACTGTACGCTGCTGTACTCGGTACCGCATGAAAGCTGTGCGATCTTGATTGTCACTGCAGTCCCTCCAGGAACTCTTTGGTCTGAGCGACGAAGTTGACGGCCTGCTCGTCGTCCTCGGGGTAGCTCACGTGCAGCGCGGGGATTCCGCGCCTCTTGATCAGGTACTTCACCATGAGGTTGGACCTCTCGCACCCGACGCATCCGAAGCTGTAGGGGCAGTCGTCCATGATGATGGCGGCGTCCGCCTCATCGATCATCGGCCCCCACAGGGCGAGCCTTCCCCTGATTCCGGAGGGGACCTCGACTCCCGCGTACTTCAGACCCTTGACGACGTCGTCGAGGGTAACGTTCATGGGTGGCATGTCCACTTCAAGGTTGTCGACCCTCTCCTGGATGGCCGCCATCGCGCTGAGGGGCTCATGCCCGAACCTCTCAACCAGATCGAACAGCACCAGGCTGTTCGGCGGATCTATGAAGACCTTCATCACTGCACCTCGCAAATCTTCTTGAAATCGTTTACAGGAATGCGTTTCTTCTCCGCGGGGGGCACGTACTTGGCGCCCTCCTCGACCCTGTCAAGGGCGTACTGGATGTGTGCGAGCAGCGCCCACTCCTCCTCCAGCTGCGCGTATCCGGGCCTGGTCCCGTGCTGGGCCCTGCACCTGCGGGGGTCGCTGCACGGGTATGCCCTGACCTTCGAGAAGACCTCGTGCGGGTACTTCTCCCTGACCTTGGCCAGGATGCGCAGCACGGTCTCCCTGGGGGCCTCCACGAGGCACCCGTAGCATGTCTCCTTGATGATCGCCGCCTCGCCGTAGGAATGCACCATGCGGGACAGCTGGTCCGGCGTGAGCATGGACCTGGGCGATATCATGAACAGTCTCGTCTCCCTCTCCTCGCTCATAGTTCCTCCTCCGTGATGTAGACGACGTCCTCCTCCTTCAGGTCCTTCATTAGCCTGTCGAGGTCGTCGACGAACTTTCCGACGATGTTGGTTCCGTAGGGCTCCTCGCCGGTGGGTCCGAAGTCCTTGCTGTCCTCCAGCCTGATACCGATGAGCCCGTGGTGGGGCCTCGCCTGGTTGGTGAGGCCGATGTCGCCGCGTTTGATCTTCTTGAACGGGTCCTGCGGGTACAGGTTCTTCCCCCTGACCTCGTCCCCGTAGAAAGTAACCATCGGGAGTCCCTCGAAGGTGAACTGGACCTTCAGTATCCCGATGGGCTTGTGGCTGAGCCCGGTGACCTTCTTGAAGTAGTGCTCGCTGATGGGGTCCTTCTTGGATATCTGCACCCTGAAGACCCTGTCCTTCGGCACCCCGAAGGTCTCGACCTCGCCCTTCTTCAGGGCCTCGATGGTGTTCTCCGGACCCTGCTCCGCTATGATGGCGTCGTCCGACGTGTCTCCGGTCCTGACCTGCTTTATGCCCCTGGACTCCAGGAACTTGGCGCCCTCCGCCTGGGTCATCCCGACCGAGAGCGCCCTGGCGGGCTCCGTGACGACGGTCATCCTGCTGCCTGCCGGGGCGTGGGCGACGATCGCGCGCCCCATGGCGACCTGTCCGGCGGCGTTGTGCGAGAGCGAGACCTGCCTCCTCTCCTTGTACATGTAGAGGCGGCCGCCTCCGACGCCGTCGTACCTGACCGTTACCGCTCCGACATCCCTTACCTTGCTGTCCTCCTGCGGGATGTCGACATCCATGTCCTCCGAGCATGCCAGGAAGCTTCCGGTGGCCTCGGTGACCCCCATGGTCCCCTCGGACGAGAGGATGAGGAGGTGCTCGGCGGACTCCGGGGACTCCTGGTCCAGGACGATCTTGACGTTGGTCTCCACCCTGTAGCCGTCCTCGAGCTTCATGCTCAGGTCGTCGGTGACCTTCACGTTCTCCGTGCTGGTCTCGGACATCAGCGGGTGGACGGACAGGATTTTGTCGCCCTCCCTGATGTCGTCCAGGATGTGCCTGCCGACGGTGATCCTCCCTATTACGCCCTGGCCGGCACCGTAGCTGCCGGAGTGGTTGTCGCGGGCGATCATCAGGTAGGTGGTGTGGTTGTCGAATCCTCCGAGCGAGAGGAAGCAGTCGTAGGTCCTGTAGGAGTACGTGCCGCGGTCGGTCTCCAGCTCCGTGGGGAACGATCCGAAGGCGACGATCTCGTGGGTGACCCACCTGGTGTTGACGCTGGACATCCTGTCGATGAGCTGCGTCCTCCACATCTCGGCCTCGGGGGTGTCGTTCAGATGCATGACGAACGACCCGCGCTCGGTCTCGAACTCGAAGTCCCTGGTCTCGGAAACCACCCTCTCCTCTGAGAGATGGACCGCGATCAGGGTGCCCTTGACGTAGGGCTCGCCGGCGATGGCGGTCTTGAGGGTCGATCCGGCCCTGAGCTTCTTCTCCACGCCGTTGACTGTTACGATCATCTGTGCTCACCCTCCGGCAGCATGGACTGCACCTTGGAGACGATCTCGTCCAGCTTATCCTGCGGGGTCGTTACCCCCCTGACGACGCCGGTGACGATCTCCACGATCTCGCCCTTGGTCTGGATCTTGTCCTCGGGGGGCATGACGTACTTCGTCTTGCACCCGATCGCTGCGAAGTCCTCATAGTCCACGGGGCACTGCGCGACGATGATGGCGGGGACGTCCACGTTCCTGAGGATCAGCCTCGCCTTGTACACTATGTGGTTGCGGACGTTTCCCAGGTGGATCAGGGCGACCTTGTACTGCTGGATCCTGTCGGCCTCGATGGGATCCAGTCCGAAGCAGGACCCGGTGGTGACGTCGGGGGCGTCCGCGGGCACGCCGGATCCGGCGTTGACGACGAGGACGCTCGTGTCGATCCCCTCCTCCCTGAGGGCGTACGTGATCTCGCAGACGGGTTTGGTGATGTGCCTGCGGCCGGGGCCCATGGCTATGGCCACGACGTCCCTGCCGGACTCGGAGATGGTCGCCCTCTGGGCGAGCCCCCCTCCGACACCGAGACCCATCGACTCCCTGCACTCCACGAAGCTGAGATGCCTTCCCATCTTCTGCTTCATGGTCATTCACCTTCTGGGACCGGCTCCATTGCGAACTCTTCGAGGACCTCGTCGGGCTTACCGATGGCGACGACCTTGCCACCCTTCATGAAGGCCGCGCGGTCGCTGCAGTTGAGGACGAAGTCCATGTCGTGACTGACCACGATGAACGTCTCGCCGAGGGTCTCCCTCGCGCGGATGACGGACTTGGCGATGATCGTCTTGGTGATGGGGTCCATGGTTCCGGTGGGCTCGTCCAGGATGATGATACGGGGCTCCTTGATGAGGACCTGCGCGAAGGCGATCCTCTGGCACTCTCCCACGGAGAGCGAGTCGGGATAGGTGTACAGGAGCTTCTCGATGTGCTCCTTCTCGAACCCGACGCTCATCAGGACCTGGATGGCCTTGACCTTGGCGAGCTCGGCGGGCATCTTCATGCCGATGCATGTGGACAGGTTCTGGAGGACGGTGTCGAAGGGGTACAGTGTGTACTCCTGGTGCAGGAACCCGATGTAAGGGGTGGCTCTCCCCTTCCCGGCGAACCCGGACTCGGACATGTCGACCCAGTCGTCTCCGATCCTGATCTTGACGGACCCGGATGTGGCGGGGGTCATCCCGGCGATCATCCTGGATGTCGTGGTCTTCCCCGCTCCGGAGTACCCGACCAGGGCGAAGACCTCCCTCTCCTTGATGTCGAAGGACACTCCGTCCACGGCCTTGACGACTCCCCTGACGACAGAGAAGTAGTGCTTGGCGGCGTTGTCGAGGACGATGAGCGGGTCTCCGAGGTCCCCGTGCTGGGTCTTCTCGAAGTGGTAGTCCTTCATGAACTCGGTGGTGACCTCCTTGGGCTCGCCCTGCTTGACGACGTTTCCGGCGTCCAGCAGGATCGCCTCGTCGGCCATCCTCTCGATGGCCTCGGGCCAGTGGGAGGCGAAGACCATGCAGATGTTCTTCTCCCTGACGTAGTCGATGAGTCCCTTGTGGACGATCTCGGCTGTGGTGGGGTCGAGGGTTCCGGTGGGCTCGTCAGCCAGGAAGAACAGGGGCTCCTTGGCGAGCTGCCTGGCCATGACGACCCTCTGCTTCTCCCCTCCCGACAGGTCCCTGGCTATATGGGTCGTCCTGTGGGTCATGTTGACGAGCTTGAGCATGTCGATGGCCCTGTTGATGCGGTCGTCCCCCTGGACGTCCGCGGGGATGGCCTCCATGACGTTCTCGACGACGGTCATGTCGCCGAAGAGCGCGAAGGTCCTCTGGAGCATGATGGCTATGTGTCCCTTGACGGCCTGTCTGAGGGGGTCGTCGACCTTGAGGGACCAGAAGTCCACGGCGAGGGTCTCCGTCTCCCCTCCGCACTTGCAGCATTTCGCTCCCTTAATGGGGAGGTCGAGGTCGCCGCATTTCTTGCAGCGGTTGACGTTGTAGATCACGCGTCCGCTGTCGGGAGCGTACTCCTCGCTCCCCCTGAGCATGTGAATGAGAACACTCTTACCGGCGGCGCTCTTTCCGATGAGACCGAGGATCTTCCCGGTGGAGAGCTTGGCGCTGACGTCCTTGAGCACACAGCGCCCGTCGAACGACTTGGAGACGTTCTCGATAACCAGTAGGTCTACCGACTCTTGAGCCATGTTTCTCCGAACGGTTACACCGATATAAACTATCGCGGATTTTCCCTGAAAGAAATAACCGTTAACGTCGTGAAATAAGGATGGGTTACTATTTATATAGAGTACATATCTTTATTTATTGGATGAATGATACATCCATATGCTTTCCCGCCCATCGAACCTAGGCGGTCCCGTGCCGAAGTTCAACGACTACCACATTTGGAAGGCCTTCCAGTGCCTCGATGAGACGAACCCCGTCGGAAGGAAGAGACTGTCCCAGCTCCTCAGGATTGGAGAGGGCAGCACCAGGACCATCCTCTCCATGATGCAGGATCAGAACATGATCACCATCGGGAAGAGCGGGATACTTCTGACGGAGACCGGCGCCGAGTTCAAGAAGACTGTGCAGATGGACGTCGCCGACGTTTCGATAAGCGACCTGACGATCGGGGACAGGGACTGCGCGGTCCGCGTCCCGAAGATGGCCAGGAACGTCAAGTACGGATGCGAGGAGAGGGACGCCGCGATCAAGTCCGGGGCCACGGGTGCCACCACGCTCATCTACAGCAACGGGAAGCTCATCTTCCCCGGATCGGACTACCCGGTCGACCCCGACGTGGAGTCGAAGATAAGATCCGTGTTCTCGCTCAAGAACGACGACGTGGTCATCATCGGCACCGGACCCACCGAGGAGTCCGCGGAGGTGGGCGCGGTCATCGCCGGGCTCACGATAATGGGCGGCCTCCAGTTCAACAGGGAGCTAAAGGACATCCTCACCCAGAGGAGCACCGGGAACGAGCTCCTGTCCCTGGCGTTCGCCATACACGACCTGGTCGGGGGACTGCCGGTATGCGCGAAGAGCAGGGACAACCTCGGGATAAGGATCGAGAACGGGGCGGTCATCGACAACGCCTACAGCGGACCCGTGCTCGAAGAGGTAATAAATGCGGGTACCACAATCAGGAAGATCGCAACAGCCGGCCCCTACAAGGGTATCAGGGTCATAGTCACACCCATCGAACTGGACAACCGCATCATCGCGGCCATCGGGGTGGTGGACATCCGCTCCATGGCGGGGATCAACAACCTGATTAGGCTTAGGAGTGATGACAATGAGTGAACCGTGCATGGTCTGCGTCGACGCAGGCGTCTGCAAGATGAAGACCCTCATCATAGCCAAGGAGAACGACATGGGCATGGTGGAGATCGAGATAAAGAGCGACTGCCCCAACATCCTGAAGATGTCCTGGAGGCTGGAACCCATGAGCCCCTACGCCGAGGTGGAGGCGGAGTTCCACAAGTCCGAGGTCTACAAGCTGGCGAACGACGCCATCCCCCACACCGCATGCCCCGTCCCCGCCGGGATCGTGAAGGCCCTCGAGGTCGCCGGAGGACTTGGCCTCAAACGCGACAGCTCCATCAGCTTCGTCAACGACGAGAGCGAAGCGGGCCTGAAGTGAGCCGGGCATACATCCAGCTTTAACAAACCCTTTTATACAACTTCAGACTAATTCTACCTTCATGACTACCGATGTAGACGCCCCCGGCGACAAGCAGCTGGAGATAATCAGAGGATTGAGGGGGGTCGTCCATGCGTTCTACCTTGACAGGACGATCCTGGAGCAGGTTAAGGAAGAGGAGGCCAAGGTACGTGCGATGGGAAACATCGCCGTCGACAACCAGGGTTTCACCGAGGCCCTGAAGCGCGAGAGCGTGATATGCATCGTCAAGGACCCCAGGTTCAGACCGCCACCGGAACCCACCGTCGTGCTGGACGCCGGAGACGGGCAGCGCCTCGGAGAGGAGGTGTTCCCGTTCACCATGCACAAGTACGAGAACAGGCAGGATGTCGTGTGGCTGTCCGACGGCTTCGTGCTGTTCCCCACTGTCCACGCGGACGGCGGAGAGCAGTTCATCATGCCCCCTGTTTCCTTCCCCGAGCTCAATGAGAGCAACGGATGCAAGGATGTCATATCCTGCAGCCCCGCACCCACCTGCGATCTCATGATCAGGAAGTACTACGGACTGAAGGACGACCCCAAGCTGGCATCCGTGCTGGTCGCATTCAACAGGATCAAGGAGTGATCCACTTTTAATCCCGGCCCGGGCGCTGTCCCGGGTCGGACATTCCAGTATCTTTTCAGAACTATGATCTGTCGGGTCACCTTCAAGTAGACTTCGTAATTCGTCCCTCCGAGCCCTTCAGGGCTACACCGGCGCTCACGCGTAAAACAGAAGGTGAGATTCCATCGTCCACCGGAAACAGCGTGTCGTCCGAATCGGAGGAAAACGATGGAGGAACTTAGATTTCCATGGAACGACAGGGAGGGTCTGCTCTACGGCGGCATCATCGCCGGGATCACCGCCTATCTGATGGTCCTCTTCAACATGAGCAGGGCCATCGGGGACTTCAAGCCCGAATACCTGTATCAGACGATCCCGACGTACATCGTCGCCTGGGTCGTGGTCATGCTACTCATGACGTTCGTGGTCGGGAGGATCTCGGACCGTGCGATAGGCAGGTACCTCCTGCCGTCCGACAGCGCCAACGCGAGGATCCTGGCGAACATCGTCGTCTGCGTGTTCTGCATGTCGATGATCATGTCTGCACTCGGGCCCGTCATCGGGACCGTGGTGGGAGGGAACCTGAACTTCGATCAGGTCCTCAGATGGCCCTACAACTGGCCGTACAACTTCTGCGTGGCGTTCATGATCGGGCTCATAATCGCCCAGCCTGCGGCCAGGGCCGTGATGAAGAGGATCCACATCCGCAGACTTGAGGCGACGAGATCCGGAGGTGCCACCGATGAGTGACCTGATAATCACGATAGGCAGGGAGAACGGCAGCGGAGGCCGCGAGGTCGGCCGCATAGTCGCGGACATGCTGGGAGTGAAGTGCTACGACCGCGAGATCGTGGAGGCCACAGCAAGGAACGCCGGGGTCAGCGTGGAGGAGGTCGAGAGGTCCGAGGAGAGCAGACGCCGCTCCCCGCTATACTTCGGCGGGATACCCTCATCCAATCCCATGTTCGAGGAGCAGTCCGAGACGATCAGATCGCTCGCATCGAACGGACCGTGCGTGTTCGTGGGGAGATGCGCCGACTACGTCCTCCGGGACAAGAACAATGTCATCAACGTCTTCGTCACCGCACCGATGCCCGACCGCATCAGACGCTCGACGTCGAGAAACGGGATATCCGAGGCGGATGCCGAGGAGAGGGTGAGGAGGAAGGACGCGGAGCGCGCGGAGTACTACCGCCGCTACACCGGCCGCATCTGGGGGTCCGTATCGAACTACGACATCTCCGTCAACACAGGCAGGATCGGCACCGAGAACAGCGCGAGGCTCATCGTCGAGTACATCGACATGTGCAGAATGGACTGAGGTCCATCGAACAACCGCCCTCGGCACCTATACGTGCCGGGGGCCCCATCATTCTTTTCCCAGACCCCGGAACGGCCGGGACACATTCTCTTTCACTCCCCTCATCGACGCGGTTACATCCTGCCCACATGACCGCGGGAAACCGTAGAGGACCACACGTGCACCTGTGGATCGGATGACGGCGTTATGGAAGCGGAGAGGGTCGAAGGGAAACAAAACAAAAAAACTGAGACCACAGGGGGATCACCCCTGTGTAAGAGGTTTGAGTTAGCGTTTATCCGCCTCCAGAGGGCATCATCTCGGAGATGTCGACTTCCTGTGTCTCCCGCTTGATGTCCTCGATGGACTTCATCTGTCCACGCTCGGACACCTTGCGTTCCTTGAAGGAGACCTCGATGTACTCCGACGGATCCGCGGGGATCAGGGTCGTGGCGTCGTAGTAGAGGTCGGTGAAGTCCAGTTTGACCCAGACCCTCCCGTCCTTCTCCTGGACGTCAGTCACCTTGCCCACAGTGGAAGTGGGGGTGTACTTCAGCAGGTCGCCAACCTTCAACGAGATCATCCCTTGATGACTGCGCTTCTCTCTCCGGCGGGCTGGAACTCCCTGAGAGCTCCACGTCCGATCTCCTTCGTCACGTTGGCGAAGTCGAAGACCAGAGCGGGGTCAGCGAAGGCGACCCTCACGAACGGGTTGGCGGTGAAGGCGTCTCCGCGAGCGACGTGGGCCGCCTTGGGGATACCGGTGTATCCGGACAGGTGACCGACGTTCATGGCGTAGTTGGGGTAGTTGGGTCCACGGACCTCCATGGGGAGACCCTCATCA
Coding sequences within it:
- a CDS encoding cytidylate kinase-like family protein, with product MSDLIITIGRENGSGGREVGRIVADMLGVKCYDREIVEATARNAGVSVEEVERSEESRRRSPLYFGGIPSSNPMFEEQSETIRSLASNGPCVFVGRCADYVLRDKNNVINVFVTAPMPDRIRRSTSRNGISEADAEERVRRKDAERAEYYRRYTGRIWGSVSNYDISVNTGRIGTENSARLIVEYIDMCRMD
- the mcrC gene encoding methyl-coenzyme M reductase I operon protein C; translation: MKQKMGRHLSFVECRESMGLGVGGGLAQRATISESGRDVVAIAMGPGRRHITKPVCEITYALREEGIDTSVLVVNAGSGVPADAPDVTTGSCFGLDPIEADRIQQYKVALIHLGNVRNHIVYKARLILRNVDVPAIIVAQCPVDYEDFAAIGCKTKYVMPPEDKIQTKGEIVEIVTGVVRGVTTPQDKLDEIVSKVQSMLPEGEHR
- a CDS encoding methanogenesis marker 5 protein, producing MMKVFIDPPNSLVLFDLVERFGHEPLSAMAAIQERVDNLEVDMPPMNVTLDDVVKGLKYAGVEVPSGIRGRLALWGPMIDEADAAIIMDDCPYSFGCVGCERSNLMVKYLIKRRGIPALHVSYPEDDEQAVNFVAQTKEFLEGLQ
- a CDS encoding DUF2111 domain-containing protein; translated protein: MLSRPSNLGGPVPKFNDYHIWKAFQCLDETNPVGRKRLSQLLRIGEGSTRTILSMMQDQNMITIGKSGILLTETGAEFKKTVQMDVADVSISDLTIGDRDCAVRVPKMARNVKYGCEERDAAIKSGATGATTLIYSNGKLIFPGSDYPVDPDVESKIRSVFSLKNDDVVIIGTGPTEESAEVGAVIAGLTIMGGLQFNRELKDILTQRSTGNELLSLAFAIHDLVGGLPVCAKSRDNLGIRIENGAVIDNAYSGPVLEEVINAGTTIRKIATAGPYKGIRVIVTPIELDNRIIAAIGVVDIRSMAGINNLIRLRSDDNE
- the atwA gene encoding methyl coenzyme M reductase system, component A2; amino-acid sequence: MAQESVDLLVIENVSKSFDGRCVLKDVSAKLSTGKILGLIGKSAAGKSVLIHMLRGSEEYAPDSGRVIYNVNRCKKCGDLDLPIKGAKCCKCGGETETLAVDFWSLKVDDPLRQAVKGHIAIMLQRTFALFGDMTVVENVMEAIPADVQGDDRINRAIDMLKLVNMTHRTTHIARDLSGGEKQRVVMARQLAKEPLFFLADEPTGTLDPTTAEIVHKGLIDYVREKNICMVFASHWPEAIERMADEAILLDAGNVVKQGEPKEVTTEFMKDYHFEKTQHGDLGDPLIVLDNAAKHYFSVVRGVVKAVDGVSFDIKEREVFALVGYSGAGKTTTSRMIAGMTPATSGSVKIRIGDDWVDMSESGFAGKGRATPYIGFLHQEYTLYPFDTVLQNLSTCIGMKMPAELAKVKAIQVLMSVGFEKEHIEKLLYTYPDSLSVGECQRIAFAQVLIKEPRIIILDEPTGTMDPITKTIIAKSVIRARETLGETFIVVSHDMDFVLNCSDRAAFMKGGKVVAIGKPDEVLEEFAMEPVPEGE
- a CDS encoding methanogenesis marker 15 protein produces the protein MTIKIAQLSCGTEYSSVQYEIEKAARSVGAKIVYPDVSAADIDEAVKRFGFNPRSPQLKLMIARAVQLADEKYDADAVFITTCFRCAEAALVRNELRRFIQEHTRLPVVTYSFTERLKASQLLTRMEALVTIVTRKELLARERQTGLTAGLDSGSSTTKAVIMQDNKIIGKDWTPSGDVVKSATQVLENAMKMAGVELKDIEAIGTTGYGRFTLGDHFNAKLVQEELTVNSKGAVWLADRQRGEATIIDIGGMDNKAITVRDGVPDNFTMGGICAGASGRFLEMTSRRMKIDVTELGALADKGDWRNAKMNSYCSVFGIQDLVTTLGEGKSFEDVAAAACHSVAEQVYEQQLQEIDVRHPIIQVGGTSLISGLVTQVGEVLGEKPIVPPDSQYIGAVGGALLSSGFL
- a CDS encoding DUF2098 domain-containing protein, which codes for MKVGDLLKYTPTSTVGKVTDVQEKDGRVWVKLDFTDLYYDATTLIPADPSEYIEVSFKERKVSERGQMKSIEDIKRETQEVDISEMMPSGGG
- a CDS encoding methanogenesis marker 17 protein → MDIEIIGGDPYGNEAYVKLFDDIMSDLNKAVLIDKVQLTLEPATPLFIFSIVLRAAPSAKTIGDVATVRTDVGGVHITITQERYAPDILKELWARYGRKAVYQQTRFDMDVQGAKEEDVSAIVVASGEDDRREIMGAIWRTMPEGIKNRKTLISGNVITVVATEEVLLPEMIERGMQVHKAMGGSDDV
- a CDS encoding methanogenesis marker 3 protein, which gives rise to MIVTVNGVEKKLRAGSTLKTAIAGEPYVKGTLIAVHLSEERVVSETRDFEFETERGSFVMHLNDTPEAEMWRTQLIDRMSSVNTRWVTHEIVAFGSFPTELETDRGTYSYRTYDCFLSLGGFDNHTTYLMIARDNHSGSYGAGQGVIGRITVGRHILDDIREGDKILSVHPLMSETSTENVKVTDDLSMKLEDGYRVETNVKIVLDQESPESAEHLLILSSEGTMGVTEATGSFLACSEDMDVDIPQEDSKVRDVGAVTVRYDGVGGGRLYMYKERRQVSLSHNAAGQVAMGRAIVAHAPAGSRMTVVTEPARALSVGMTQAEGAKFLESRGIKQVRTGDTSDDAIIAEQGPENTIEALKKGEVETFGVPKDRVFRVQISKKDPISEHYFKKVTGLSHKPIGILKVQFTFEGLPMVTFYGDEVRGKNLYPQDPFKKIKRGDIGLTNQARPHHGLIGIRLEDSKDFGPTGEEPYGTNIVGKFVDDLDRLMKDLKEEDVVYITEEEL
- a CDS encoding DUF2102 domain-containing protein; amino-acid sequence: MSEERETRLFMISPRSMLTPDQLSRMVHSYGEAAIIKETCYGCLVEAPRETVLRILAKVREKYPHEVFSKVRAYPCSDPRRCRAQHGTRPGYAQLEEEWALLAHIQYALDRVEEGAKYVPPAEKKRIPVNDFKKICEVQ